Proteins encoded together in one Kutzneria kofuensis window:
- a CDS encoding catalase family peroxidase: MSVQPPDGAHPQLAVDIVDRLEWVSGLYPGYRRAHAKGSCYRAVFLPTGAAAEYTTAAHLQGDPVPATVRFSNFSGNPYIWDRTRSARGLSVAFHLPGGVATDLVSVSQPVFVAATPQAFRNFLEAAEPNMFTGSPDPEVVRKYATEHSEAMRGLRAVKNTPIPVSYATIRYWAVHAFIWLDKMRRRTAVRYRWEPEAGVQQLSDERASEKSPTYLADELAERLASTTVAFQLKVQIAEPGDPTDDCTVLWPNDRTELTVGRLLVTGPVEDQAKWDRRMFDPTRLVPGIELSDDPVLRFRSQVYAVSHGRRTQGK, translated from the coding sequence ATGTCCGTTCAGCCACCCGACGGTGCCCATCCGCAGTTGGCCGTCGACATCGTCGACCGGCTGGAATGGGTCTCCGGTCTGTACCCCGGCTACCGCCGGGCGCACGCGAAGGGTTCCTGCTACCGAGCGGTGTTCCTGCCGACGGGGGCCGCCGCCGAGTACACGACCGCGGCCCACCTGCAGGGCGACCCGGTGCCGGCGACGGTGCGTTTCTCCAACTTCTCGGGAAATCCCTACATCTGGGACCGCACGAGGTCGGCGCGCGGCCTGTCGGTGGCGTTCCACCTGCCCGGCGGCGTGGCCACCGACCTGGTGTCGGTGAGCCAGCCGGTGTTCGTGGCGGCGACGCCGCAGGCGTTCCGCAACTTCCTCGAGGCGGCCGAGCCGAACATGTTCACCGGCTCGCCCGACCCGGAGGTGGTGCGCAAGTACGCCACCGAGCACAGCGAGGCGATGCGTGGCCTGCGTGCCGTCAAGAACACGCCGATCCCCGTGAGCTACGCGACCATCCGCTACTGGGCGGTGCACGCCTTCATCTGGCTGGACAAGATGCGCCGACGCACGGCCGTGCGCTACCGCTGGGAACCCGAAGCCGGCGTGCAGCAGCTGTCGGACGAGCGTGCCTCGGAGAAGTCTCCCACGTATCTCGCCGACGAGCTGGCCGAGAGACTGGCGTCGACGACGGTGGCGTTCCAGCTCAAGGTGCAGATCGCCGAGCCGGGCGACCCGACCGACGACTGCACGGTGCTGTGGCCGAACGACCGCACGGAGCTCACCGTGGGGCGGCTGCTGGTGACCGGGCCGGTCGAGGACCAGGCCAAGTGGGACCGGCGTATGTTCGACCCGACCAGGCTGGTGCCCGGCATCGAGTTGTCCGACGACCCGGTGCTGCGGTTCCGCAGCCAGGTGTACGCGGTGTCGCACGGAAGACGTACCCAGGGGAAGTGA
- a CDS encoding AMP-binding protein — MLTDHLAAWAATNADDAAVTYVDHSTSLDGLSVTATWGSLHRRVASTAAALRRVAGPGSRAVVLAPQGVDDVVALLAAFWAGVIAVPLDLGDLDDHPEHVSAVLNDCLATAVLTTSAAKPRVQAFFDAPVVLVDAMPDDELARYPATASDIAMLRYPVDPGTDPFGTALSHGDLAAAGSRAISAFRAVTGRSVTVNWLPLCYDLGFVLGVAAPLAGRLRAVLLEQSSVLEQPRRWLQALASGQDVITAAPDFALAYCASRTTEQDRSWLRLSQVSTMLDGGESINASTVRVAIDVFGQCGLPPQAFRTCYSAVGAVGPVTMTAPAAPPRRITVDREQLAAGKAVLRTDGRSSLLVSSGVPVDGLVLVVDPGASWPLPDGMVGEIWLSGGAVAVRQELVSLDGRDWLRTGDLGFLHEGELFVLGRQEDLLTVDGRRLDPHEVELVARAAHPAVRPDRVVALSFGEAVVVVAERSQHVPPDDLDLSAVVDAVRAAVARRFNVRVRDVVLVESGRMPAGWSGHPTRAAIRRRYLDGSL; from the coding sequence GCCGCCACCAACGCCGACGACGCAGCCGTGACCTACGTCGACCACAGCACCAGCCTCGACGGGCTGTCGGTCACCGCGACCTGGGGTTCGCTGCACCGCAGGGTCGCATCCACCGCCGCCGCGCTGCGGCGGGTCGCCGGACCGGGCAGCCGGGCCGTCGTGCTCGCGCCGCAGGGGGTCGACGACGTCGTGGCGCTGCTGGCGGCGTTCTGGGCGGGTGTGATCGCCGTGCCGCTCGACCTCGGCGACCTCGACGATCACCCCGAGCACGTGAGCGCGGTGCTGAACGACTGCCTGGCGACGGCCGTGCTCACCACCAGCGCCGCCAAGCCCCGCGTGCAGGCGTTCTTCGACGCGCCGGTGGTGCTCGTGGACGCCATGCCCGACGACGAGCTGGCGCGGTACCCGGCCACCGCGAGCGACATCGCCATGCTGCGCTACCCGGTCGACCCCGGCACCGACCCGTTCGGGACCGCGTTGAGCCACGGCGACCTGGCCGCCGCCGGCAGCCGCGCGATCTCCGCGTTCCGGGCTGTCACCGGACGCTCGGTCACCGTGAACTGGCTGCCCTTGTGCTACGACCTCGGCTTCGTGCTCGGCGTCGCCGCGCCGCTGGCCGGCCGGCTGCGGGCCGTGCTGCTTGAGCAGTCCTCGGTACTGGAGCAGCCCCGCCGGTGGCTGCAGGCGCTGGCCTCCGGCCAGGACGTGATCACCGCCGCACCGGACTTCGCGCTGGCCTACTGCGCGTCCCGCACCACCGAGCAGGACCGGTCCTGGCTGCGGTTGTCGCAGGTCAGCACCATGCTGGACGGTGGCGAGTCGATCAACGCCAGCACCGTGCGGGTGGCCATCGACGTGTTCGGCCAGTGCGGGCTGCCGCCGCAGGCGTTCCGCACCTGCTACAGCGCCGTCGGCGCCGTCGGCCCCGTGACGATGACAGCCCCGGCCGCGCCGCCGCGGCGGATCACCGTCGACCGGGAGCAGTTGGCCGCCGGCAAGGCCGTCCTGCGCACCGACGGCCGGTCTTCGCTGCTCGTGTCCAGCGGTGTGCCCGTCGACGGCTTGGTGCTGGTGGTCGATCCCGGCGCCAGCTGGCCGCTGCCCGACGGCATGGTCGGCGAGATCTGGCTCTCCGGCGGGGCCGTGGCCGTCCGGCAGGAACTGGTCTCTTTGGACGGTCGGGACTGGCTTCGCACCGGCGATCTCGGCTTCCTGCACGAGGGGGAGCTGTTCGTGCTGGGACGGCAGGAGGACCTGCTCACCGTCGACGGCCGCCGGCTCGACCCGCACGAGGTCGAACTGGTCGCCCGCGCCGCGCACCCCGCCGTCCGCCCCGACCGGGTGGTCGCCCTCTCCTTCGGCGAGGCCGTTGTCGTCGTCGCCGAACGCTCCCAGCACGTCCCGCCGGACGACCTCGACCTGTCCGCCGTCGTCGACGCCGTCCGCGCCGCCGTCGCCAGGCGCTTCAACGTCCGCGTCCGCGACGTCGTGCTCGTCGAGTCGGGCCGGATGCCCGCCGGCTGGTCCGGCCACCCCACCCGCGCCGCCATCCGCCGCCGCTACCTCGACGGCTCCCTGTAA
- a CDS encoding MarR family winged helix-turn-helix transcriptional regulator, whose protein sequence is MTDTAAALDVLELATAVLARNFELLRRRSDVYKELDKSEYLLLRTLDQLGPIDVSTLASAVGLDPSTAGRQVTVMRGRELVTKIHDTADRRRWIIAPTEQGLELMALTRQRRLAVSAELLGDWTPDELRTFAELLTRHNNAVATRYLNPGESRSQAPRM, encoded by the coding sequence ATGACGGACACGGCGGCGGCGCTGGACGTGCTCGAACTCGCCACGGCGGTGCTCGCGCGCAACTTCGAGCTGCTGCGGCGGCGCAGCGACGTGTACAAGGAGCTCGACAAGTCCGAGTACCTGCTGCTGCGCACGCTCGACCAGCTCGGCCCCATCGACGTCAGCACGCTGGCCAGCGCCGTCGGCCTCGACCCGTCGACCGCCGGCCGGCAGGTCACCGTGATGCGGGGCCGCGAGCTGGTGACGAAGATCCACGACACCGCCGACCGCCGGCGCTGGATCATCGCGCCGACCGAGCAGGGCCTGGAGCTGATGGCCCTCACCCGGCAGCGCCGGCTGGCGGTGTCGGCGGAGCTGCTCGGCGACTGGACGCCGGACGAGCTACGCACCTTCGCCGAGCTGCTGACCCGCCACAACAACGCCGTAGCAACCCGCTACCTGAACCCCGGCGAGTCACGCTCTCAGGCACCCCGAATGTAA
- a CDS encoding carboxylesterase/lipase family protein: MTAIVATTIGQVRGVDLGGAVAWRGIPYAQPPVGALRHRPPLPADSWIGVRDASRFGARAMQTVLPGRVILGPQPAAVDDPQRMSEDCLYVNVCAPDRPSPTPRPVFVWIHGGGYLTGAGPDGIGDGEMFVRNHDVVVVTFNYRLGAFGFFDDTNCGVLDQIAALRWVRDNIAAFGGDPRQVTLGGVSAGAKSVATLMAAPSASGLFQRAISQSGGGDHVTTVEVARATVDRLGIDRRHIPSVPARELLAAQQTVSPPLYGVWTWRPVVDGTVLPDVPARRIAAGSAAKVALLASSAANEAGTFVGLDPRAARPAPRVLTEAFGAERARRILDVYGDDLAAVMTDERYGIPTLRLVDGQSRHAPTWRYRFDGTLPGAVRAGHGTDVAFAWAVGDFGDPAADELSRVMHAAWGSFVRDGKVDWTPYEPTRRPTMIMATPPRMEDDPDSARRQAWPDTWPSGTWF, from the coding sequence ATGACGGCGATCGTCGCCACCACCATCGGACAGGTTCGCGGCGTCGATCTCGGTGGGGCGGTGGCGTGGCGCGGCATCCCGTACGCGCAGCCGCCGGTCGGCGCGCTGCGGCACCGGCCGCCGCTGCCCGCGGACTCGTGGATCGGCGTGCGGGACGCGTCCCGGTTCGGCGCCCGGGCGATGCAGACCGTGTTGCCGGGCCGGGTGATTCTCGGTCCGCAACCGGCCGCTGTGGACGATCCACAGCGGATGAGCGAGGACTGCCTCTACGTCAACGTGTGCGCTCCCGACCGGCCGTCCCCGACGCCGCGGCCGGTGTTCGTGTGGATCCACGGCGGCGGCTACCTGACCGGCGCCGGGCCGGACGGGATCGGCGACGGCGAGATGTTCGTGCGCAACCACGACGTCGTCGTGGTGACGTTCAACTACCGCCTGGGGGCGTTCGGTTTCTTCGACGACACCAACTGCGGTGTGCTGGACCAGATCGCCGCGCTGCGCTGGGTGCGGGACAACATCGCGGCGTTCGGCGGCGATCCGCGGCAGGTCACCCTCGGCGGGGTGTCCGCCGGGGCGAAGAGCGTGGCGACGCTGATGGCCGCGCCGTCGGCGTCCGGGCTGTTCCAGCGGGCGATCTCGCAGAGCGGCGGCGGCGACCACGTGACGACCGTCGAGGTCGCTCGGGCCACCGTCGACCGGCTGGGGATCGACCGCCGGCACATTCCCTCCGTGCCGGCGAGGGAGTTGCTCGCCGCGCAGCAGACGGTGTCGCCGCCGCTGTACGGGGTGTGGACGTGGCGTCCGGTGGTCGACGGGACGGTGCTGCCGGACGTGCCGGCGCGTCGGATCGCCGCCGGCTCCGCCGCCAAGGTCGCCTTGCTCGCGTCCAGCGCCGCGAACGAGGCCGGCACCTTCGTCGGCCTGGATCCCCGCGCCGCCCGGCCGGCGCCCCGTGTCCTGACCGAGGCGTTCGGGGCCGAGCGGGCTCGGCGGATCCTCGACGTCTACGGCGACGACCTCGCCGCCGTGATGACCGACGAGCGGTACGGCATTCCCACGCTGCGGCTGGTGGACGGCCAGTCCCGGCACGCGCCGACCTGGCGGTACCGCTTCGACGGCACGCTGCCCGGCGCCGTTCGGGCCGGCCACGGCACCGACGTCGCGTTCGCCTGGGCCGTCGGCGACTTCGGCGACCCGGCCGCCGACGAGCTGTCCCGGGTGATGCACGCCGCCTGGGGTTCCTTCGTCCGTGACGGCAAGGTCGACTGGACCCCGTACGAGCCGACCCGGCGTCCCACCATGATCATGGCGACCCCGCCCCGTATGGAGGACGACCCCGACTCCGCCCGCCGCCAGGCCTGGCCCGACACCTGGCCCTCCGGCACCTGGTTCTGA